In one Helicoverpa zea isolate HzStark_Cry1AcR chromosome 5, ilHelZeax1.1, whole genome shotgun sequence genomic region, the following are encoded:
- the LOC124630591 gene encoding proliferating cell nuclear antigen, producing MFEARLLRSSILKKVLEAIKDLLTQATFDCDNTGIQLQAMDNSHVSLVSLTLRSDGFDKYRCDRNISMGMNLGSMSKILKCAGDKDTVTIKAQDDADTVTFVFESPNQEKVSDYEMKLMNLDLEHLGIPETEYSCTIRLPSGEFARICRDLSQFGESMVISCTKEGVKFSASGDIGSANIKLAQTASIDKEEEAVVIEMEEPVTLTFACQYLNYFTKATSLSPQVQLSMSADVPLVVEYRIPEIGHIRYYLAPKIEEEDS from the exons ATGTTCGAAGCGCGTCTTTTACGTAGCTCCATCCTCAAGAAGGTGCTGGAAGCCATCAAAGATCTGCTTACACAAGCCACGTTTGACTGCGATAACACTGGGATTCAATTGCAG GCGATGGACAACTCCCATGTGTCACTTGTGTCTCTCACTCTCAGATCTGATGGCTTTGACAAGTATAGGTGTGATAGAAATATCTCCATGGGCATGAATTTAGGAAG CATGTCTAAGATCCTGAAGTGTGCTGGTGACAAGGACACAGTGACAATCAAGGCACAGGATGATGCTGACACCGTTACATTCGTGTTCGAGAGCCCCAACCAAGAGAAGGTCTCCGATTACGAGATGAAGCTCATGAACTTGGATTTGGAGCATTTGG GCATTCCTGAGACTGAATACAGCTGCACTATTCGGTTACCTAGTGGTGAATTCGCGCGTATCTGCCGTGATCTCTCACAGTTTGGAGAGTCTATGGTCATTTCTTGCACCAAAGAAG GAGTGAAATTCTCAGCATCAGGAGACATTGGTTCAGCAAACATTAAGCTCGCACAGACTGCATCCATTGACAAAGAAGAAGAGGCTGTAGTTATTGAGATGGAGGAACCGGTCACACTCACATTCGCTTGCCAGTACCTGAACTACTTCACCAAAGCTACATCCCTCAGTCCACAG GTTCAATTGTCTATGTCGGCTGATGTCCCCCTGGTCGTAGAGTACCGCATTCCAGAAATTGGCCACATTCGCTACTACTTAGCTCCTAAGATCGAGGAAGAAGACAGTTAA
- the LOC124630753 gene encoding NAD(P)H-hydrate epimerase isoform X2, with the protein MYSPKKPCSNYRLRYLTQKEAIALDEDLFNEYKFSVDQLMELAGLSVATAVSRCYPAATHPSALIICGPGNNGGDGLVAARHMALFGYEVTIHYPKRTPKPLYENLLSQCVSFGVNIIDKLPPAETLSNEYQVMVDALFGFSFKPPVRDELSPSMNALINASIPVCSVDIPSGWHVENGPGLGKVLRPALLISLSAPKLCAQAEYILDAKHFLGGRFLPPGILKKYFLRLPPYPCEDQVVQLSC; encoded by the exons ATGTATTCACCTAAGAAACCATGTAGCAACTACAGGTTGCGGTATTTAACGCAGAAAGAAGCGATCGCTTTGGATGAGGACTTGTTCAATGAGTATAAGTTCAGTGTTGACCAGCTGATGGAGCTGGCGGGGCTTAGTGTCGCTACCGCTGTTTCACGCTGTTATCCAGCGGCTAC GCACCCATCAGCTCTAATCATATGTGGCCCAGGAAACAATGGAGGGGATGGCTTAGTAGCAGCCCGGCATATGGCTTTATTTGGATATGAAGTCACTATTCACTACCCTAAACGCACACCAAAGCCGCTCTATGAAAATCTGTTATCCCAATGTGTGTCATTTGGTGTCAATATCATAGACAAGCTTCCTCCAGCAGAGACCTTGTCTAATGAGTACCAAGTTATGGTTGATGCTCTCTTTGGATTCAGTTTCAAGCCACCAGTGAGGGACGAATTGTCACCTTCTATGAATGCCCTAATTAACGCCAGCATACCAGTTTGCAG TGTGGACATTCCCAGTGGGTGGCATGTTGAAAATGGTCCTGGGTTAGGAAAGGTTCTCAGACCAGCCCTCCTCATATCACTGTCAGCACCAAAGCTATGTGCCCAAGCAGAGTATATACTTGACGCAAAGCATTTCCTTGGTGGAAGGTTCTTGCCTCCAGGCATTCTGAAGAAATATTTCCTAAGGCTACCCCCCTACCCTTGTGAAGATCAAGTGGTCCAGTTGTCTTGTTAA
- the LOC124630753 gene encoding NAD(P)H-hydrate epimerase isoform X1, which yields MLFRLISSALSLRKAEISGKGVMYSPKKPCSNYRLRYLTQKEAIALDEDLFNEYKFSVDQLMELAGLSVATAVSRCYPAATHPSALIICGPGNNGGDGLVAARHMALFGYEVTIHYPKRTPKPLYENLLSQCVSFGVNIIDKLPPAETLSNEYQVMVDALFGFSFKPPVRDELSPSMNALINASIPVCSVDIPSGWHVENGPGLGKVLRPALLISLSAPKLCAQAEYILDAKHFLGGRFLPPGILKKYFLRLPPYPCEDQVVQLSC from the exons ATGCTATTTCGGCTTATAAGTAGTGCTTTGTCG CTGCGTAAAGCTGAAATTTCGGGAAAAGGCGTGATGTATTCACCTAAGAAACCATGTAGCAACTACAGGTTGCGGTATTTAACGCAGAAAGAAGCGATCGCTTTGGATGAGGACTTGTTCAATGAGTATAAGTTCAGTGTTGACCAGCTGATGGAGCTGGCGGGGCTTAGTGTCGCTACCGCTGTTTCACGCTGTTATCCAGCGGCTAC GCACCCATCAGCTCTAATCATATGTGGCCCAGGAAACAATGGAGGGGATGGCTTAGTAGCAGCCCGGCATATGGCTTTATTTGGATATGAAGTCACTATTCACTACCCTAAACGCACACCAAAGCCGCTCTATGAAAATCTGTTATCCCAATGTGTGTCATTTGGTGTCAATATCATAGACAAGCTTCCTCCAGCAGAGACCTTGTCTAATGAGTACCAAGTTATGGTTGATGCTCTCTTTGGATTCAGTTTCAAGCCACCAGTGAGGGACGAATTGTCACCTTCTATGAATGCCCTAATTAACGCCAGCATACCAGTTTGCAG TGTGGACATTCCCAGTGGGTGGCATGTTGAAAATGGTCCTGGGTTAGGAAAGGTTCTCAGACCAGCCCTCCTCATATCACTGTCAGCACCAAAGCTATGTGCCCAAGCAGAGTATATACTTGACGCAAAGCATTTCCTTGGTGGAAGGTTCTTGCCTCCAGGCATTCTGAAGAAATATTTCCTAAGGCTACCCCCCTACCCTTGTGAAGATCAAGTGGTCCAGTTGTCTTGTTAA
- the LOC124630349 gene encoding transmembrane protein 115: MAALRVFSRNLPYLRQQFSALLGNTSPSVKFICVVVVIGYILSFSDDVVDVLSVTPGYLLPPSFQFWSTFTFWFLEIHLWEVIIDIVTVGLCGKLIEPLWGQMEMMKFFLLTNVGVAFLTTFYYLVIFACTGQTSYLFDIHVHGLAGYLAAVSVAVKQIMPDHLLIKTPLGKLTNRSLPLLILIAAIILWAIGALEGTYPCMWGSGTILSWIYLRFWQRHSSGTRGDMADNFSFDNFFPTVLQPVVRGILGPPHRCLVRLGLCSPSPRRVHLALSPRGVTISMPGVEPQDMERRRQIALKALSERLSKTSEQTRQKNLSTKVNMDAVRKAQSQVIPQFPADAAVSPAPPPEATLVDLADPDPPTTKQS; the protein is encoded by the exons ATGGCTGCGCTAAGGGTATTCAGTCGTAATTTGCCGTATTTACGACAACAGTTTTCGGCATTGTTAGGAAACACATCGCCATCGGTGAAATTCATTTGTGTAGTGGTAGTCATAGGGTATATTCTATCGTTCTCCGACGATGTTGTGGACGTTCTCAGTGTCACTCCAGGGTATTTGTTGCCACCTTCGTTTCAATTCTGGTCCACTTTCACGTTCTGGTTTCTCGAGATTCATTTGTGGGAAGTGATCATCGACATTGTGACAGTGGGACTATGTGGAAAACTAATAGAACCGTTATGGGGTCAAATGGAAATGATGAAGTTTTTCTTGTTGACCAATGTTGGTGTAGCATTTCTAACGACGTTCTACTATTTAGTGATATTTGCGTGTACAGGACAAACGTCCTACTTGTTCGATATTCACGTACACGGCTTGGCGGGGTACCTGGCTGCCGTGAGTGTAGCAGTAAAGCAGATTATGCCAGATCATCTGCTGATAAAAACACCATTAG GGAAGTTAACAAACAGATCACTGCCGCTGCTGATTCTAATAGCAGCCATTATTCTGTGGGCTATCGGAGCCCTGGAAGGCACGTACCCCTGCATGTGGGGCAGCGGCACCATCCTCTCCTGGATCTACCTGAGGTTCTGGCAGAGGCATAGCAGTGGCACTAGAGGAGATATGGCTGATAATTTCAGTTTTGATAA TTTCTTCCCTACGGTCTTGCAGCCAGTAGTGCGGGGTATCTTGGGACCGCCGCATCGCTGCCTCGTGCGGCTCGGCTTGTGTTCTCCGAGCCCGCGGCGCGTGCACCTCGCGCTCAGTCCACGGGGAGTCACTATATCTATGCCGGGAGTGGAACCACAGGATATGGAGAGGCGGAG ACAAATCGCGCTCAAAGCGTTGAGCGAGAGATTATCGAAGACTTCCGAACAGACGCGGCAGAAGAATCTATCGACCAAAGTGAACATGGACGCGGTGAGGAAGGCGCAGTCGCAGGTCATCCCGCAGTTCCCGGCGGACGCCGCCGTcagccccgcgccgccgcccgaggCCACGCTCGTCGACCTCGCCGACCCCGACCCACCCACCACCAAGCAATCATGA
- the LOC124630347 gene encoding E3 ubiquitin-protein ligase Hakai isoform X2, whose translation MKRKTVEVPSDISQLEAPVFTTLQRGPPEPMLRLDWSHRATLIGEKVLNPMIYCCDICSKPILIYGRMIPCKHVFCLSCARAEHTHCPRCREKVLRVEQTGLGTVFMCTHSGTRYGNTGCRRTYLSQRDLQAHINHRHVSSGAVESKPEPEAPSNTVAIVKPLTLPPSAGDPRGHTHAHAGGERPRARSNLITVPIQDQTDSHAYYNYYPPPQPVPPPSLPPVSSVPVLAHTMSVPPPTYYATAPPYSAPPSYVQPGGSMSTNVSGVSPMSSTVPMGSVNTMGEGARWGEGYQQPSVPVQQWPPQGQHHYYR comes from the exons ATGAAAAGAAAAACTG TGGAAGTACCCTCAGATATATCTCAACTAGAAGCGCCAGTTTTCACCACACTTCAGCGTGGGCCTCCAGAGCCAATGCTAAGGCTGGACTGGAGTCACCGAGCCACCCTCATTGGGGAGAAAGTCCTCAATCCTATGATATATTGCTGTGATATATGCTCTAAACCTATTCTCATATATGGACGAATG ATACCATGCAAGCATGTATTTTGTTTGTCCTGTGCCAGAGCTGAACATACACACTGCCCTAGATGTAGAGAAAag GTCCTGCGAGTAGAACAAACTGGATTAGGCACAGTATTCATGTGCACACACTCCGGTACTCGTTATGGTAACACAGGGTGTAGGAGAACTTATTTATCTCAG AGAGATCTACAGGCTCATATCAACCATAGACACGTATCTTCTGGAGCAGTGGAGAGTAAACCTGAGCCTGAAGCCCCTTCGAATACTGTAGCTATTGTAAAACCATTAACT TTGCCGCCGTCGGCGGGCGACCCGCGCGGACACACTCAcgcgcacgcgggcggcgagcgTCCCCGCGCGCGGAGCAACCTCATCACGGTGCCCATACAGGACCAGACTGACTCACACGCATACTATAATTATTATCCG CCGCCACAACCAGTACCGCCACCCTCGCTGCCGCCGGTATCATCAGTCCCAGTACTTGCACACACGATGAGCGTCCCGCCGCCGACGTACTACGCGACTGCGCCGCCGTACTCCGCGCCGCCGTCTTATGTGCAGCCCG GTGGCAGCATGTCAACAAACGTATCAGGCGTTTCACCCATGTCGTCAACCGTCCCCATGGGCTCAGTGAACACCATGGGCGAGGGTGCACGCTGGGGCGAGGGTTACCAGCAACCCTCAGTACCGGTCCAACAGTGGCCACCTCAGGGCCAACACCACTACTATAGGTAG
- the LOC124630347 gene encoding E3 ubiquitin-protein ligase Hakai isoform X1, with product MNSEKRNARGRGRGRGRGRGRGRGRGRGKKVPKVMSSDEEECSVEETSQEQEEIVNEDPKEEPEPTEPAKLEVPSDISQLEAPVFTTLQRGPPEPMLRLDWSHRATLIGEKVLNPMIYCCDICSKPILIYGRMIPCKHVFCLSCARAEHTHCPRCREKVLRVEQTGLGTVFMCTHSGTRYGNTGCRRTYLSQRDLQAHINHRHVSSGAVESKPEPEAPSNTVAIVKPLTLPPSAGDPRGHTHAHAGGERPRARSNLITVPIQDQTDSHAYYNYYPPPQPVPPPSLPPVSSVPVLAHTMSVPPPTYYATAPPYSAPPSYVQPGGSMSTNVSGVSPMSSTVPMGSVNTMGEGARWGEGYQQPSVPVQQWPPQGQHHYYR from the exons ATGAATAGTGAGAAGAGAAATGCCCGTGGCAGGGGCCGTGGTCGGGGCCGCGGCCGCGGTCGTGGTCGGGGCAGAGGCCGAGGAAAGAAAGTTCCAAAAGTAATGTCAAGTGATGAGGAGGAATGTTCCGTGGAAGAAACCTCTCAGGAACAGGAAGAAATCGTTAACGAAGATCCTAAGGAGGAACCGGAACCTACTGAACCAGCTAAAT TGGAAGTACCCTCAGATATATCTCAACTAGAAGCGCCAGTTTTCACCACACTTCAGCGTGGGCCTCCAGAGCCAATGCTAAGGCTGGACTGGAGTCACCGAGCCACCCTCATTGGGGAGAAAGTCCTCAATCCTATGATATATTGCTGTGATATATGCTCTAAACCTATTCTCATATATGGACGAATG ATACCATGCAAGCATGTATTTTGTTTGTCCTGTGCCAGAGCTGAACATACACACTGCCCTAGATGTAGAGAAAag GTCCTGCGAGTAGAACAAACTGGATTAGGCACAGTATTCATGTGCACACACTCCGGTACTCGTTATGGTAACACAGGGTGTAGGAGAACTTATTTATCTCAG AGAGATCTACAGGCTCATATCAACCATAGACACGTATCTTCTGGAGCAGTGGAGAGTAAACCTGAGCCTGAAGCCCCTTCGAATACTGTAGCTATTGTAAAACCATTAACT TTGCCGCCGTCGGCGGGCGACCCGCGCGGACACACTCAcgcgcacgcgggcggcgagcgTCCCCGCGCGCGGAGCAACCTCATCACGGTGCCCATACAGGACCAGACTGACTCACACGCATACTATAATTATTATCCG CCGCCACAACCAGTACCGCCACCCTCGCTGCCGCCGGTATCATCAGTCCCAGTACTTGCACACACGATGAGCGTCCCGCCGCCGACGTACTACGCGACTGCGCCGCCGTACTCCGCGCCGCCGTCTTATGTGCAGCCCG GTGGCAGCATGTCAACAAACGTATCAGGCGTTTCACCCATGTCGTCAACCGTCCCCATGGGCTCAGTGAACACCATGGGCGAGGGTGCACGCTGGGGCGAGGGTTACCAGCAACCCTCAGTACCGGTCCAACAGTGGCCACCTCAGGGCCAACACCACTACTATAGGTAG